The following is a genomic window from Devosia neptuniae.
GCCGCTTCAACTCGGCAATGAAAATGCCCAGAATTTCGATGAAGTCATAGCGCCGCCCCTTGACCCGCGTGGTGTCCCCGATCAGCGAGGTGCCCAGCACGCTTTTGAGCGAGCGCATCAGCCGCCCCTCGCCCCCGGTCACATATTCGGCCACCGCCTGGCGCCCGAAATGCACCAGATTGTCCTCGAAGCTGAAGAACAGCACGCTGGGCATGGTCTGCCTGCCATCTTCGAGCGGCAGCAGGCGCGGGATGCCATCAGCGCCGACAAAACCCATGGTCGAATTGGACGTGCCAAAGTCGAGGCCGCAAGCAAGGGTCATGGGAGCCATCCATCATGGGAGAGTGCGCCCAGCGGCGCGAGGGACGGCCCTCATAATGGCTCAACGCCAATGACGCAACCCGGCCTCTTCCCTTCTCCCCTCGTGGGAGAAGGTGCCCGAAGGGCGGATGAGGGGGTTCAAGCAGCCTTGCGCCGCTTCTCCTGCGCCGGCCGCAAATCCACCACTTCCAGCCGCCCCATGCCTTTGCGCTGCGCCTTTTTCAGCGCCTGCGCACCCGCCTCGAAGAATGTCCGGTCGAACGCGCCCTGCGGATTGGTCACCGCCAGCCCGACGCTGACCGTCACCGTTCCGGCATGGCTTTCCTTATGTGCCAGCCCCTGCCCCCGAATAGCCTTGCTGATTTTCTGCGCCAGCGTGCGCGCCATCAGCACCGGCATATCCGGCAGCGCCACGACAAACGTCGCGCGCCCCATGCGCAGGCAAGTGTCATCATCATGCGGCAGTGCATCGGCGATGGTCTGCATCACCGTCATCACGCAATCATCGGTCGCGCCTTTGCCGTAGCAGGCGAAATATTCGCGATAGCGGTCGATCTCGATCACCAGCAGGCTCATCGACACCCCGGCCTCTGCCGAAGCCTCCCAGGCCCTGGTCAATTCCTCTTCGATGCGCGCGCCCAGCTTGGGTTTCATGCCGATCTGCCGGGCAATCGCTGCCTGCCCATAAGCCGGCCCGCGCTCCTGCCGCACCGGCCGCAACGCGCCCAACGCAGTCCGCACCCGGCCCCAGAAATGCTCCGCGCTATCCTTGGCAATCACCGCATCGGTCATATCGTCGCCTGTCCCGGGCACTAACAACAGCGCCAGCGATCAGGCCACAACATGGTTAATCGGTGGTTAATACTTATGGTTAAGCAAGTATTGCCGAAAGTCTAAAGTCCCTCCGGTGGCTCCCATTCCGGCCAGTCCACCGCATGCTCTTCCCAGGTATCGGGCTCGACTTCGGTCTCGAGGAACGTTCGCCCGGACACCGACACGCCCACATCCACCACCGTTTGCGGATCGCCCGACACCAGCGGATGCCACCAGGCTAGGCCCTTGCCTTCGGCGATGCGGCGATAGGCGCAGGTGGTGGGGATCCACTTGATCTCGGTGACATTTTGCGGCGTCAGCTTGATGCAATCGGGCACCTTGGCCTGCCGCCCCGGATAGTCGGTGCAATGGCAGCTATCGCCGTCCAAAAGCTTGCAGCGCACATCCGAGGTGATCAGGATGCCGGTATCTTCATCCTCGAGCTTGATCAGGCAGCAGCGCCCGCAGCCGTCGCAGAGGGATTCCCACTCCGCTTCGCTCATCTGCTCGAGTGTTTTTTCTTCCCAAAAGGCCATCTTAACCTGACATGCGGCATGGTGTTGCCGGTTCGCTCTTATACGCCATTATTGGCAATCATATTCCAGCGATTGAGTTGCATTCAGCGCTTTGGCCAGACAATTGTCCGCCAGAGGCGCAGCCGGGGACCAAGCGGTGCAGGATCCGTTCTACACGAAAGACAAGCGGCCCAGGAAGTCGTCCATGCTGGCGGCCGATGCGTGGCTGGATTCCTCGCTTTACGACTTCTGGCAGGGCCTGGGCCGGGGCTGGACCAAGTTCCAGGACATCATGTCGGTGTTCCGCGTCACCGGTATCAAACGCTTCTTCGTCGAAATTTTGTCCGACGCCTTCACTTTCGGCGCTATCGGCGCGGTGCTGATGACGGCGCTCGCCCTGCCCGCCTTCGACGCCACCGCCTCGGGCGAGTATAACAAGGCCGAAAACTATTCCGTAGTGTTCCTCGATCGCTTCGGCACCGAGATTGGCCGCCGCGGTATCCGCTCGGACGATTCCGTGGCCCTCAAGGACATGCCCGATTACCTGATCAAGGCCACGCTTTCGACCGAAGACCGCCGCTTTTACGATCATTTCGGCATCGACGTCGTGGGCACTTTGCGCGCCCTGATGAGCAATGCCTCAGGCGACGCCTCCACCCAGGGCGGCTCCTCGATCACCCAGCAGCTGGCCAAGAACCTCTTCCTCTCTTCCGAGCGCACCATCGAGCGGAAGATCATCGAGGCCTTCCTCGCGGTGTGGCTCGAATGGCATTATTCCAAGGACGAAATCCTCAAACTCTATTTTGACCGCGCCTATATGGGCGGCGGCAATTTCGGCGTCGTTGCCGCCGCCGATTATTATTTCGGCAAGAAGGTGCAGGACATCAATCTGGCCGAAGCCGCCATGCTGTCGGGTCTGTTCAAGGCCCCCACCCGCTATGCCCCGCACGTTGACCTCGCCGCCGCCCGCGGCCGGGCCAATCTCGTGCTCTCCAACATGGTCGCCGCCGGCTTCCTCACCGAGGGTCAGGTCACCGCCGCCCGCCGCCATCCGGCCACCCCGGTCGATCGCACCGCCGACGCCAATTCGCCGAATTACTTCCTCGATTGGGCGTTCGAGGAATCCAAGAAGATCATCGAAACCACCCGCCACGCCTCCAACAATTTCGTGGTCCGCACCACGATCGACACCACGCTGCAGAAATATGCCGAGGAGGCCGTCACCTCCACCGTGCGCGAAAACGGCGAGCAATATGACGTGTCGCAGGCCGCCATGGTGGTCACCGACACTGGCGGGGCCGTGCGCGCCATGGTGGGCGGCACGGACTATGGCAAAAGCCAGTTCAATCGCGCGATCGTTTCCACCCGCCAGCCCGGCTCGGCCTTCAAGGTCTTCGTTTATGCCGAGGCCATGGAACAGCTCGGCCTCAAGCCGACCGATACCATCACCGACCGCCCGGTCTGCATCGGCGATTGGTGCCCGCAGAATTACGGCCGCAATTACAAGGGCACCGTGACGCTGCAAAGCGCCCTGGCCCAATCGCTCAATACCGTCGCCGTGACCCTCTCGATCAAGACCGGCCGCGATCCCATTGCCGCGCTCAGCCACCGCATGGGCCTGCGCGCCGATTACCCCGTCACCCGCTCGCTGGCGCTGGGCGTCGCCTCGGTGTCGGTGCTGGACATGGCCTCGTCTTATGCGGTGCTGGCCAATGACGGCCTCAAAACCCCGGCCTATGGCATTACCCGCATGGCAACGCTCAATGGCGAATTGGTGTTCGAGGCCGATCCGAACGCCCCGCGCGAACGCCTGCTCAGCGAAACCACCGTGGCCGGCATGAATTCCATGCTGCGCGGCGTGGTCACTGGCGGCACCGGCCGCCGTGCCGATGTGCCCGGCGTGCCGGTCGTCGGCAAATCGGGCACGACCTCATCCTATCGCGATGCCTGGTTCTGCGGCTTTACCGGCAATTACGTCGCCGCCGTCTGGTTCGGCAATGACGATTACCACCCCACCAAGACCCTGACCGGGGGCACCCTGCCCGCCATCGCCTGGCAGAAATTCATGGCCTATGCCCACACCAATATCGACATCAAGCCGGTCTTCGGCGTCGATTTCGTCCCCACCCAGACCGTGGTTGCCGCGGCCGACCCGGCCGAGGAGCAGGTCGAAGTCGCCCAGCGCCCGCCAACCCTCACCCCCGCCGCTGCCCGCAAACTGCTCGACCTGGCCGGCCTGTTCCGGGGCGAACTCCGCGCCGCCACACCGATCAACAACCAGGCAGCCGTGCCCGGGTCGAGCGCGGGGCTGTAAACTCTGCCGATGCTTGAGAGACCTCATGGTGAGCCTGTCGAACCACGAGGTCGCGCGAGTGGAGGCATGTGTGCCCCCAATCGCGCCTTTCCCCCATCCGGCCCCGTTGCTATAGCCATACCAGCCAATCCCCGCGTCGAGGTCACCCCGCAATGCCGATTCCCGCCCCCTCGAACTCCTGACCGCCATTGCGTTTCGTCATTCACCTCCTGCTGATGATTGCAGTCGCCCTGGGCATCGGCTTTGGCCTGTCCTGGTATGCGCTCAATGACGGACGCTTGTTCGGCGGCGCGCAGATCGGTCCCTGGAGCGCCTGGCCCGATGTTGGTTCCGCCCAGCCCAATCCCTATACGCGCGCCCACCTGGCCCGCGCGGCATCGCTGCAATTGGGCCTCAGCGAAGGCATCCAGTTTACTGCCACCGCCGACAGCGCCGGCGAACCGCTCACCCGCAATTGCACCTATCATTTAGGGGGCACGACGCCCCTCGCCACCTTCTGGACGCTCTATGCGGTGGATAGCGGCGGCATCAATATCGCTGCGCCCGACGGCCAGGCCGCCATCCGCTCGGATAGCCTTGCCCGCGCCAATGACGGCGCCATAACACTCAATGTCGGCACCCGCCTCATGCCCGGCAATTGGCTCGAACTCACCGGCACCGGCCCGTTCAGCCTGGTGCTGACCCTTTACGACACCACGGTCTTCTCCGGCCTCAACGGCAGCACCAATAATATGCCCGTCATCGAGCGGGAGGATTGCGCATGATCCGCACCCTGCTCTGGCTATTGGCCGGCGCCGTGCTGGGCGGCATCATCCATATATTGGTGATCCTGACCCTGCCCGCCCTCGCCAAGGAAACCGTCTGGACCCGCATCGAAGCGCTGGGCGCGACCAATCGTATGCTGGTGCTGCCCAAGGTCGAACCCGGCCAGCCCAATCCGCTGGGGCTCGATCCGGACCTGGCCTATGCCGTGTGTCAGGTCGACCTCAGCCAGGGCCCCGCCTATATGAGCGGCATGATGCCCGACGCCTTCTGGTCGGTCGCCATTTTCAACCAGGCCGGCATCGTCACCTATTCCACCACCAATCGCGACGGCATCGGCCAGACCCTGGAACTCGGCATCTTCAACGCCGCCCAGACCCGCCTCTTGGCCCAGCAGCAGCTCGACATCGCCGAAGGCCTGCTCGTGGTCGAATCCACCAGCGACAAACTCTTCGTCCTGGTCCGCCTCGCCCCACAACACCAAGCCATGCGCGCCCGGTTCGAACAGGCCCTCGCCGATGTGCAGTGTGGCACGCGCGGCACGCCCGCGACGCCAAGCACGGAACCCACGATCACGCCTTAGAGCCCCCTCATCCGCCCTTCGGGCACCTTCTCCCACGAGGGGAGAAGGGTAGCTCTGTGGTGAGGCCAAGCGCGGAGCCCACCCTCGCCCCTTGTGGGAGAGGGACAGGCTATTCTGCGTTCAGCAGAATAGTCAGGGTGAGGGGTTCTGCGCCCTCCCATGCTCCAATTTCTTAAATCTCTCGGTGTCATTCCCGCGAAAGCGGGAACCTCCGTTTTGGGGTGGAAAGATAGGAAACAGAGGTCCCCGCTTTCGCGGGGATGACACCGCGTTGGTACAACAGAGTTAATACCCCACCGCCCCCATCACCCCACCCGCCACCGCCAACCCATCCACCACCACCCAAGGCGGCGCTTTCCACACCATCAGCAGTACAAATCCCGCCACCGCCAGCACCACATCCACCGGCCGAACAATCGCGCTCACCCAGACCGGGTCATACAGCGCCGCTCCCAAAATCCCGACCACGGCCGCATTGGCCCCACGCATGCCCGCCTGCGCCAGGGGCCGCGCCCGAAACGCATCCCAGAACGGCAGCACCCCAACCAGCAGCAGAAACCCCGGCAGGAACACCGCCACCAGCGCAATCGCTGCCCCCAGCGCCCCATTGGGCACCGGCCCACTCACCGCCCCCAAAAACGCGGCGAATGTAAACAACGGCCCCGGCACGGCCTGCGCCGCGCCATAGCCCACCAAAAACTCGTCCCCGCTCACCCAGCCCTTGCCGACCACTTCGGCATCGAGCAGCGGCAGCACCACATGCCCGCCGCCAAACACCAGCGACCCAGCGCGATAAAAGGCATCGAACAGATTGAGCCCTTGCGAGCCGGCCACATTGGCCAGCAGCGGCAGCCCGAACAGCAACACGCCAAACAGCGCCAGCATCGCCGCGCCAAACCGCTTGCTGATGCCAAACGAGGCCGTCGCGTGCGTCGCCGCCACTTCGCCCCGGCACCACACCAGCCCCGCCACGACACCAAGCCCGATCGCCGCCACCTGCCCGATCGAACCCGCTGCTAGCATGGTCACCGCCAAAGCCGCCACCGCGATGGCCGACCGCTGCCGGTCCGGCGCCAGACTCCGCGCCATGCCCCAAACCGCCTGCGCCACCACCGCAACCGCCACGATCTTGAGCCCATGCAGCACACCCTGCGCCACCGGCCCATCCAAGGCCCCCGCCCCCAAAGCGAGCAGCACCAACAGGATCGCCGATGGCAGGGTAAAAGCCGTCCAGGCCGCCAGCGCACCGAGCGGTCCGCCACGCCATAGCCCCAGCGCAAAGCCAACCTGGCTCGAAGCCGGCCCAGGCAAAAACTGACACAAAGCCACGAGATCGGCATAGCCCTGCTCATCGATCCAGCGGCGGCGGGTGACCAGCTCATCGCGAAAATAGCCGAGATGGGCAATCGGCCCACCGAACGAGGTCAGCCCCAGCTTCAAAAATGCCAGAAAAACTTCGCCGGGATTGCCCTGTCGGGCTGGTGTCACTTCGCTCATGCAGCTCCCATCCGGCCCCGCCGCTATTTGGGCAGCACGATTTCCCGGTCAATCACCTGGGTCTCGTAGCGTGACGGTATGACAACATCACTACGCTGCATACCCGCGCCGCCATCGCCGCAGAAATCGCGCCTATTGGCCCGGTCGACATAGCCCGACATGCGCCGCAACGCCTCGTCTACCGCCAGCGATTGCTCATGCGGCGTTTCCACCAGCAGGTGGTCCAGTGCATAATTATACGACTGGTAGCGATAATTCAGCGCCCGCACGAACCAGGCGATGTGAATGTCGTTCTCGGCCTTGCGATTGGCCACATTGCGCGCCTCGTCCGGTCCCAGCCCGCTCAGATTGGCCAGCGCGATGGCCCGCTGCCGATCGACCTCGACCACCTCGCAGATCGATTTGAACGTGCCCGGCACCGTATCGAGATCGGCCGCAATATGCCGCCCCACTGTCGAGTAGCGCACCCGCGAGGATTCATACTGGGTAGTCCGAAGCCAGTTATAGTAGCGGTCCACCGAGAAATTGCGGTCCACCTCGGGCAGGATGCGGGTACGCTGCCATTCGACCGCCGTGTCGTAGAACCAGTCCTTGGCATGCGCCGCGATCAGGAACCGCCAGACGCGATTGTGCATCTCGCCTTCCTGGTCGGTCTGGTTGAAATCCGAATAGGGTTCCTTGCGCTGCCGCGCCAGCCATCCGCCCACCGCCGGCATCGCCGTGTCATGGGTAAAGCTGGGCGCCGCCCGGCCGAAGTCGCCAACCGGCCGCGCCCCACCGGTGCAAGCCACCAGCAGCCCGG
Proteins encoded in this region:
- a CDS encoding DUF1254 domain-containing protein; this encodes MIRTLLWLLAGAVLGGIIHILVILTLPALAKETVWTRIEALGATNRMLVLPKVEPGQPNPLGLDPDLAYAVCQVDLSQGPAYMSGMMPDAFWSVAIFNQAGIVTYSTTNRDGIGQTLELGIFNAAQTRLLAQQQLDIAEGLLVVESTSDKLFVLVRLAPQHQAMRARFEQALADVQCGTRGTPATPSTEPTITP
- a CDS encoding YcgN family cysteine cluster protein; its protein translation is MAFWEEKTLEQMSEAEWESLCDGCGRCCLIKLEDEDTGILITSDVRCKLLDGDSCHCTDYPGRQAKVPDCIKLTPQNVTEIKWIPTTCAYRRIAEGKGLAWWHPLVSGDPQTVVDVGVSVSGRTFLETEVEPDTWEEHAVDWPEWEPPEGL
- a CDS encoding GGDEF domain-containing protein, which produces MTDAVIAKDSAEHFWGRVRTALGALRPVRQERGPAYGQAAIARQIGMKPKLGARIEEELTRAWEASAEAGVSMSLLVIEIDRYREYFACYGKGATDDCVMTVMQTIADALPHDDDTCLRMGRATFVVALPDMPVLMARTLAQKISKAIRGQGLAHKESHAGTVTVSVGLAVTNPQGAFDRTFFEAGAQALKKAQRKGMGRLEVVDLRPAQEKRRKAA
- a CDS encoding DUF1214 domain-containing protein, which gives rise to MRFVIHLLLMIAVALGIGFGLSWYALNDGRLFGGAQIGPWSAWPDVGSAQPNPYTRAHLARAASLQLGLSEGIQFTATADSAGEPLTRNCTYHLGGTTPLATFWTLYAVDSGGINIAAPDGQAAIRSDSLARANDGAITLNVGTRLMPGNWLELTGTGPFSLVLTLYDTTVFSGLNGSTNNMPVIEREDCA
- the chrA gene encoding chromate efflux transporter — its product is MSEVTPARQGNPGEVFLAFLKLGLTSFGGPIAHLGYFRDELVTRRRWIDEQGYADLVALCQFLPGPASSQVGFALGLWRGGPLGALAAWTAFTLPSAILLVLLALGAGALDGPVAQGVLHGLKIVAVAVVAQAVWGMARSLAPDRQRSAIAVAALAVTMLAAGSIGQVAAIGLGVVAGLVWCRGEVAATHATASFGISKRFGAAMLALFGVLLFGLPLLANVAGSQGLNLFDAFYRAGSLVFGGGHVVLPLLDAEVVGKGWVSGDEFLVGYGAAQAVPGPLFTFAAFLGAVSGPVPNGALGAAIALVAVFLPGFLLLVGVLPFWDAFRARPLAQAGMRGANAAVVGILGAALYDPVWVSAIVRPVDVVLAVAGFVLLMVWKAPPWVVVDGLAVAGGVMGAVGY
- a CDS encoding transglycosylase domain-containing protein: MLAADAWLDSSLYDFWQGLGRGWTKFQDIMSVFRVTGIKRFFVEILSDAFTFGAIGAVLMTALALPAFDATASGEYNKAENYSVVFLDRFGTEIGRRGIRSDDSVALKDMPDYLIKATLSTEDRRFYDHFGIDVVGTLRALMSNASGDASTQGGSSITQQLAKNLFLSSERTIERKIIEAFLAVWLEWHYSKDEILKLYFDRAYMGGGNFGVVAAADYYFGKKVQDINLAEAAMLSGLFKAPTRYAPHVDLAAARGRANLVLSNMVAAGFLTEGQVTAARRHPATPVDRTADANSPNYFLDWAFEESKKIIETTRHASNNFVVRTTIDTTLQKYAEEAVTSTVRENGEQYDVSQAAMVVTDTGGAVRAMVGGTDYGKSQFNRAIVSTRQPGSAFKVFVYAEAMEQLGLKPTDTITDRPVCIGDWCPQNYGRNYKGTVTLQSALAQSLNTVAVTLSIKTGRDPIAALSHRMGLRADYPVTRSLALGVASVSVLDMASSYAVLANDGLKTPAYGITRMATLNGELVFEADPNAPRERLLSETTVAGMNSMLRGVVTGGTGRRADVPGVPVVGKSGTTSSYRDAWFCGFTGNYVAAVWFGNDDYHPTKTLTGGTLPAIAWQKFMAYAHTNIDIKPVFGVDFVPTQTVVAAADPAEEQVEVAQRPPTLTPAAARKLLDLAGLFRGELRAATPINNQAAVPGSSAGL